In the Paralichthys olivaceus isolate ysfri-2021 chromosome 15, ASM2471397v2, whole genome shotgun sequence genome, one interval contains:
- the srrt gene encoding serrate RNA effector molecule homolog isoform X19 produces the protein MGDSDDEYDRRRRDKFRRERSDYDRSREREDRRRDDWNDREWDRGRERRSRGEYRDYDRGRRERFSPPRHDMSPQQKRMRRDWDDHGGDPYRGGYDMGYGGGGGPSYGPPQHWGHPDLHIMQPHHGIPIQARLGNIHDLDLGPPPPVMKSFKEFLISLDDSVDETEAVKRYNEYKVDFRRQQMQDFFLAHKDEEWFRSKYHPDEASRLKAEAQSALHNRVNVFTFLMENGWFDNVSLDIEQTPAIIKVLDAAVIKMEGGTDHDLRILDLPSEEEEGREKSISVSGGAEPPKREDLKTLDSDRKPSVEKDKNEKEESNSANTENVTAVEGEDVKEETEKEAAKEEMPETKKQRRKRKHSGDSDDEGSASDSDSDSDSDSNCSDKPVKKEVVEDKDEEEEEKQKENSEEEKKEEMKPKDDSPRPRPLHRTCSLFMRSIAPTISKAEIIALCRRYPGFLRVCLSDPHPERRFFRRCWVTFDRSVNIKEVCWNLQNIRLRDCELAPGVNRDLARRVRNVNGITQHKQVLRNDIKLAAKLIHALDEKGDLWSNKPQEEGQSTELPAQNPILKNITEYLIEEVSAEEEELLGSGSGMDPEESIKEGNPAETTVERDEKLAKVLDHLILYLRVVHSIDYYNTCEYPSEDEMPNRCGMIHVRGPIPPNRITHGEVQQWQKMIEEKLSPLFSLKEILSEEEALKMGRKDPEDEVEKFVLANTQELGKDKWLCPLSGKKFKGPEFVRKHILNKHGDKIEEVKKEVVFFNNFLMDAKRPALPEMKIPPLPTPGQGLLSPNMPFPPQGLQGPGGFGQPRPPLMGYGAGGPPYPPNQYGGGRGNYDNFRGQGGYLGKPRNIR, from the exons ATGGGGGACAGTGATGATGAGTACGATCGCAGGAGAAGGGACAAATTCAGACGGGAGCGAAGTGACTATGACcgatcgagagagagagaagacagacgCAGAGATGACTGGAATGACAG GGAGTGGGACAGAGGCAGGGAACGGCGTAGTCGTGGAGAGTACCGAGATTATGACAGAGGTCGTAGGGAGAGATTCTCCCCACCTAGACATGACATGAGTCCCCAGCAGAAACGCATGAGAAGAGATTG GGATGACCATGGTGGAGATCCGTACCGTGGGGGTTATGACATGGGCtatggtggtggaggagggccCAGCTATGGACCACCACAGCACTGGGGCCACCCTGATTTGCACATAATGCAGCCTCATCATGGTATCCCCATTCAGGCAAG GCTTGGTAATATCCATGACTTGGATTTGGGTCCTCCGCCTCCAGTAATGAAGAGCTTTAAGGAGTTTCTTATTTCCCTGGATGATTCTGTTGATGAGACTGAGGCTGTCAAACGCTACAATGAGTACAAGGTTGACTTTCGCAGACAGCAGATGCAAGACTTCTTCTTGGCTCATAAAGATGAAGAGTG GTTCAGGTCCAAGTACCACCCAGATGAGGCCAGCCGACTTAAAGCAGAGGCCCAGAGCGCCCTGCACAACCGTGTGAATGTCTTCACGTTCCTGATGGAGAATGGATGGTTTGATAATGTCTCTCTGGACATTGAACAGACCCCAGCCATCATTAAAGTTCTGGATGCAG CTGTGATAAAGATGGAAGGAGGGACAGATCATGACCTTCGCATCTTGGACCTGCCatctgaagaggaagaaggcagGGAAAAGTCAATATCTGTTTCAGGGGGTGCTGAACCTCCCAAGAGAGAAGACCTCAAAACCCTGGACAGTGACCGGAAACCCTCAGTAGAGAAAGACAAGAATGAGAAG GAGGAAAGCAATTCTGCCAATACAGAAAATGTGACTGCAGTAGAAGGGGAGGATGtgaaagaggagacagagaaagaagctGCCAAAGAAGAAATGCCTGAAACCAAGAAG cagagaagaaagaggaagcaCAGTGGAGACAGTGATGATGAAGGCAGCGCCTCAGACAGCGACTCTGACTCTGATTCAGACTCTAACTGCTCAGACAAACCTGTAAAGAAGGAAGTGGTGGAAGACAAGGATGAGGAAGAAG AGGAGAAACAAAAGGAGAActcagaagaggagaagaaagaagaaatgaaacccAAAGACGACTCACCCAGACCTCGGCCTCTCCACCGCACCTGCTCTCTGTTCATGAGGAGCATCGCTCCCACCATTTCCAAGGCTGAGATCATTGCT CTTTGCCGGCGATACCCTGGCTTTCTGCGTGTTTGCCTGTCTGACCCGCACCCAGAGCGCAG GTTTTTCAGACGTTGCTGGGTAACGTTTGACCGTAGTGTCAATATCAAAGAGGTCTGCTGGAACCTTCAGAACATTCGA CTGCGAGACTGTGAACTGGCCCCAGGGGTGAACCGGGATCTGGCCCGGAGAGTGCGCAATGTAAATGGCATCACTCAGCACAAGCAGGTGCTCCGCAATGACATCAAGCTGGCTGCCAAGCTCATTCATGCTTTGGATGAGAAAGGAGACCTGTGGAGCAACAAGCCACAGGAGGAGGGGCAGAGCACTGAG TTGCCAGCTCAGAATCCCATTTTGAAGAATATCACTGAGTACCTGATAGAGGAGGTGagtgctgaggaggaggagctgctgggcTCTGGGAGTGGGATGGATCCTGAGGAGAGCATCAAGGAAGGAAACCCTGCAGAGACGACTGTGGAAAGGGATGAGAAATTAGCTAAG GTTTTGGACCATCTGATCTTGTATCTGCGTGTTGTGCATTCAATTGACTACTATAACACCTGTGAATACCCGAGTGAGGATGAAATGCCCAATCGCTGTGGAATGATCCATGTTCGTGGACCCATTCCTCCAAACCGCATCACACACGGAGAAG TGCAACAGTGGCAGAAGATGATTGAGGAGAAGCTTAGTCCTTTGTTCAGTTTAAAGGAAATTCTGTCAGAGGAAGAGGCGTTGAAGATGGGCCGTAAGGATCCAGAGGACGAGGTGGAGAAGTTTGTGTTGGCCAACACTCAGGAGCTGGGAAAGGACAAATGGCTGTGCCCACTGAGTGGCAAAAAATTTAAG GGCCCAGAGTTTGTGCGGAAGCACATCCTGAACAAACATGGGGACAAAATTGAAGAAGTGAAAAAGGAAGTAGTGTTCTTTAACAACTTCCTGATGGATGCCAAGCGACCAGCGCtgccagaaatgaaaattcctCCTCTTCCAACTCCAGGTCAAG GTTTGCTTTCTCCCAACATGCCCTTTCCTCCTCAAGGTCTTCAGGGTCCAGGGGGCTTTGGACAACCTCGTCCACCACTGATGGGATATGGAG CTGGTGGACCTCCTTATCCTCCTAACCAATACGGAGGTGGCAGAGGCAACTATGACAACTTCCGCGGACAAGGTGGCTACCTGGGAAAGCCACGCAACATTAGGTGA
- the srrt gene encoding serrate RNA effector molecule homolog isoform X12, which yields MGDSDDEYDRRRRDKFRRERSDYDRSREREDRRRDDWNDREWDRGRERRSRGEYRDYDRGRRERFSPPRHDMSPQQKRMRRDWDDHGGDPYRGGYDMGYGGGGGPSYGPPQHWGHPDLHIMQPHHGIPIQARLGNIHDLDLGPPPPVMKSFKEFLISLDDSVDETEAVKRYNEYKVDFRRQQMQDFFLAHKDEEWFRSKYHPDEASRLKAEAQSALHNRVNVFTFLMENGWFDNVSLDIEQTPAIIKVLDAAVIKMEGGTDHDLRILDLPSEEEEGREKSISVSGGAEPPKREDLKTLDSDRKPSVEKDKNEKEESNSANTENVTAVEGEDVKEETEKEAAKEEMPETKKRRKRKHSGDSDDEGSASDSDSDSDSDSNCSDKPVKKEVVEDKDEEEGEEEKQKENSEEEKKEEMKPKDDSPRPRPLHRTCSLFMRSIAPTISKAEIIALCRRYPGFLRVCLSDPHPERRFFRRCWVTFDRSVNIKEVCWNLQNIRLRDCELAPGVNRDLARRVRNVNGITQHKQVLRNDIKLAAKLIHALDEKGDLWSNKPQEEGQSTELPAQNPILKNITEYLIEEVSAEEEELLGSGSGMDPEESIKEGNPAETTVERDEKLAKVLDHLILYLRVVHSIDYYNTCEYPSEDEMPNRCGMIHVRGPIPPNRITHGEVQQWQKMIEEKLSPLFSLKEILSEEEALKMGRKDPEDEVEKFVLANTQELGKDKWLCPLSGKKFKGPEFVRKHILNKHGDKIEEVKKEVVFFNNFLMDAKRPALPEMKIPPLPTPGLLSPNMPFPPQGLQGPGGFGQPRPPLMGYGAGGPPYPPNQYGGGRGNYDNFRGQGGYLGKPRNIRMSRGDPRNIIEYRDLDAPDDMDFF from the exons ATGGGGGACAGTGATGATGAGTACGATCGCAGGAGAAGGGACAAATTCAGACGGGAGCGAAGTGACTATGACcgatcgagagagagagaagacagacgCAGAGATGACTGGAATGACAG GGAGTGGGACAGAGGCAGGGAACGGCGTAGTCGTGGAGAGTACCGAGATTATGACAGAGGTCGTAGGGAGAGATTCTCCCCACCTAGACATGACATGAGTCCCCAGCAGAAACGCATGAGAAGAGATTG GGATGACCATGGTGGAGATCCGTACCGTGGGGGTTATGACATGGGCtatggtggtggaggagggccCAGCTATGGACCACCACAGCACTGGGGCCACCCTGATTTGCACATAATGCAGCCTCATCATGGTATCCCCATTCAGGCAAG GCTTGGTAATATCCATGACTTGGATTTGGGTCCTCCGCCTCCAGTAATGAAGAGCTTTAAGGAGTTTCTTATTTCCCTGGATGATTCTGTTGATGAGACTGAGGCTGTCAAACGCTACAATGAGTACAAGGTTGACTTTCGCAGACAGCAGATGCAAGACTTCTTCTTGGCTCATAAAGATGAAGAGTG GTTCAGGTCCAAGTACCACCCAGATGAGGCCAGCCGACTTAAAGCAGAGGCCCAGAGCGCCCTGCACAACCGTGTGAATGTCTTCACGTTCCTGATGGAGAATGGATGGTTTGATAATGTCTCTCTGGACATTGAACAGACCCCAGCCATCATTAAAGTTCTGGATGCAG CTGTGATAAAGATGGAAGGAGGGACAGATCATGACCTTCGCATCTTGGACCTGCCatctgaagaggaagaaggcagGGAAAAGTCAATATCTGTTTCAGGGGGTGCTGAACCTCCCAAGAGAGAAGACCTCAAAACCCTGGACAGTGACCGGAAACCCTCAGTAGAGAAAGACAAGAATGAGAAG GAGGAAAGCAATTCTGCCAATACAGAAAATGTGACTGCAGTAGAAGGGGAGGATGtgaaagaggagacagagaaagaagctGCCAAAGAAGAAATGCCTGAAACCAAGAAG agaagaaagaggaagcaCAGTGGAGACAGTGATGATGAAGGCAGCGCCTCAGACAGCGACTCTGACTCTGATTCAGACTCTAACTGCTCAGACAAACCTGTAAAGAAGGAAGTGGTGGAAGACAAGGATGAGGAAGAAGGTGAAG AGGAGAAACAAAAGGAGAActcagaagaggagaagaaagaagaaatgaaacccAAAGACGACTCACCCAGACCTCGGCCTCTCCACCGCACCTGCTCTCTGTTCATGAGGAGCATCGCTCCCACCATTTCCAAGGCTGAGATCATTGCT CTTTGCCGGCGATACCCTGGCTTTCTGCGTGTTTGCCTGTCTGACCCGCACCCAGAGCGCAG GTTTTTCAGACGTTGCTGGGTAACGTTTGACCGTAGTGTCAATATCAAAGAGGTCTGCTGGAACCTTCAGAACATTCGA CTGCGAGACTGTGAACTGGCCCCAGGGGTGAACCGGGATCTGGCCCGGAGAGTGCGCAATGTAAATGGCATCACTCAGCACAAGCAGGTGCTCCGCAATGACATCAAGCTGGCTGCCAAGCTCATTCATGCTTTGGATGAGAAAGGAGACCTGTGGAGCAACAAGCCACAGGAGGAGGGGCAGAGCACTGAG TTGCCAGCTCAGAATCCCATTTTGAAGAATATCACTGAGTACCTGATAGAGGAGGTGagtgctgaggaggaggagctgctgggcTCTGGGAGTGGGATGGATCCTGAGGAGAGCATCAAGGAAGGAAACCCTGCAGAGACGACTGTGGAAAGGGATGAGAAATTAGCTAAG GTTTTGGACCATCTGATCTTGTATCTGCGTGTTGTGCATTCAATTGACTACTATAACACCTGTGAATACCCGAGTGAGGATGAAATGCCCAATCGCTGTGGAATGATCCATGTTCGTGGACCCATTCCTCCAAACCGCATCACACACGGAGAAG TGCAACAGTGGCAGAAGATGATTGAGGAGAAGCTTAGTCCTTTGTTCAGTTTAAAGGAAATTCTGTCAGAGGAAGAGGCGTTGAAGATGGGCCGTAAGGATCCAGAGGACGAGGTGGAGAAGTTTGTGTTGGCCAACACTCAGGAGCTGGGAAAGGACAAATGGCTGTGCCCACTGAGTGGCAAAAAATTTAAG GGCCCAGAGTTTGTGCGGAAGCACATCCTGAACAAACATGGGGACAAAATTGAAGAAGTGAAAAAGGAAGTAGTGTTCTTTAACAACTTCCTGATGGATGCCAAGCGACCAGCGCtgccagaaatgaaaattcctCCTCTTCCAACTCCAG GTTTGCTTTCTCCCAACATGCCCTTTCCTCCTCAAGGTCTTCAGGGTCCAGGGGGCTTTGGACAACCTCGTCCACCACTGATGGGATATGGAG CTGGTGGACCTCCTTATCCTCCTAACCAATACGGAGGTGGCAGAGGCAACTATGACAACTTCCGCGGACAAGGTGGCTACCTGGGAAAGCCACGCAACATTAG AATGTCAAGAGGTGACCCACGCAATATCATTGAATATCGTGACCTGGACGCACCAGATGATATGGATTTCTTTTAG
- the srrt gene encoding serrate RNA effector molecule homolog isoform X15 — protein MGDSDDEYDRRRRDKFRRERSDYDRSREREDRRRDDWNDREWDRGRERRSRGEYRDYDRGRRERFSPPRHDMSPQQKRMRRDWDDHGGDPYRGGYDMGYGGGGGPSYGPPQHWGHPDLHIMQPHHGIPIQARLGNIHDLDLGPPPPVMKSFKEFLISLDDSVDETEAVKRYNEYKVDFRRQQMQDFFLAHKDEEWFRSKYHPDEASRLKAEAQSALHNRVNVFTFLMENGWFDNVSLDIEQTPAIIKVLDAAVIKMEGGTDHDLRILDLPSEEEEGREKSISVSGGAEPPKREDLKTLDSDRKPSVEKDKNEKEESNSANTENVTAVEGEDVKEETEKEAAKEEMPETKKRRKRKHSGDSDDEGSASDSDSDSDSDSNCSDKPVKKEVVEDKDEEEEEKQKENSEEEKKEEMKPKDDSPRPRPLHRTCSLFMRSIAPTISKAEIIALCRRYPGFLRVCLSDPHPERRFFRRCWVTFDRSVNIKEVCWNLQNIRLRDCELAPGVNRDLARRVRNVNGITQHKQVLRNDIKLAAKLIHALDEKGDLWSNKPQEEGQSTELPAQNPILKNITEYLIEEVSAEEEELLGSGSGMDPEESIKEGNPAETTVERDEKLAKVLDHLILYLRVVHSIDYYNTCEYPSEDEMPNRCGMIHVRGPIPPNRITHGEVQQWQKMIEEKLSPLFSLKEILSEEEALKMGRKDPEDEVEKFVLANTQELGKDKWLCPLSGKKFKGPEFVRKHILNKHGDKIEEVKKEVVFFNNFLMDAKRPALPEMKIPPLPTPGLLSPNMPFPPQGLQGPGGFGQPRPPLMGYGAGGPPYPPNQYGGGRGNYDNFRGQGGYLGKPRNIRMSRGDPRNIIEYRDLDAPDDMDFF, from the exons ATGGGGGACAGTGATGATGAGTACGATCGCAGGAGAAGGGACAAATTCAGACGGGAGCGAAGTGACTATGACcgatcgagagagagagaagacagacgCAGAGATGACTGGAATGACAG GGAGTGGGACAGAGGCAGGGAACGGCGTAGTCGTGGAGAGTACCGAGATTATGACAGAGGTCGTAGGGAGAGATTCTCCCCACCTAGACATGACATGAGTCCCCAGCAGAAACGCATGAGAAGAGATTG GGATGACCATGGTGGAGATCCGTACCGTGGGGGTTATGACATGGGCtatggtggtggaggagggccCAGCTATGGACCACCACAGCACTGGGGCCACCCTGATTTGCACATAATGCAGCCTCATCATGGTATCCCCATTCAGGCAAG GCTTGGTAATATCCATGACTTGGATTTGGGTCCTCCGCCTCCAGTAATGAAGAGCTTTAAGGAGTTTCTTATTTCCCTGGATGATTCTGTTGATGAGACTGAGGCTGTCAAACGCTACAATGAGTACAAGGTTGACTTTCGCAGACAGCAGATGCAAGACTTCTTCTTGGCTCATAAAGATGAAGAGTG GTTCAGGTCCAAGTACCACCCAGATGAGGCCAGCCGACTTAAAGCAGAGGCCCAGAGCGCCCTGCACAACCGTGTGAATGTCTTCACGTTCCTGATGGAGAATGGATGGTTTGATAATGTCTCTCTGGACATTGAACAGACCCCAGCCATCATTAAAGTTCTGGATGCAG CTGTGATAAAGATGGAAGGAGGGACAGATCATGACCTTCGCATCTTGGACCTGCCatctgaagaggaagaaggcagGGAAAAGTCAATATCTGTTTCAGGGGGTGCTGAACCTCCCAAGAGAGAAGACCTCAAAACCCTGGACAGTGACCGGAAACCCTCAGTAGAGAAAGACAAGAATGAGAAG GAGGAAAGCAATTCTGCCAATACAGAAAATGTGACTGCAGTAGAAGGGGAGGATGtgaaagaggagacagagaaagaagctGCCAAAGAAGAAATGCCTGAAACCAAGAAG agaagaaagaggaagcaCAGTGGAGACAGTGATGATGAAGGCAGCGCCTCAGACAGCGACTCTGACTCTGATTCAGACTCTAACTGCTCAGACAAACCTGTAAAGAAGGAAGTGGTGGAAGACAAGGATGAGGAAGAAG AGGAGAAACAAAAGGAGAActcagaagaggagaagaaagaagaaatgaaacccAAAGACGACTCACCCAGACCTCGGCCTCTCCACCGCACCTGCTCTCTGTTCATGAGGAGCATCGCTCCCACCATTTCCAAGGCTGAGATCATTGCT CTTTGCCGGCGATACCCTGGCTTTCTGCGTGTTTGCCTGTCTGACCCGCACCCAGAGCGCAG GTTTTTCAGACGTTGCTGGGTAACGTTTGACCGTAGTGTCAATATCAAAGAGGTCTGCTGGAACCTTCAGAACATTCGA CTGCGAGACTGTGAACTGGCCCCAGGGGTGAACCGGGATCTGGCCCGGAGAGTGCGCAATGTAAATGGCATCACTCAGCACAAGCAGGTGCTCCGCAATGACATCAAGCTGGCTGCCAAGCTCATTCATGCTTTGGATGAGAAAGGAGACCTGTGGAGCAACAAGCCACAGGAGGAGGGGCAGAGCACTGAG TTGCCAGCTCAGAATCCCATTTTGAAGAATATCACTGAGTACCTGATAGAGGAGGTGagtgctgaggaggaggagctgctgggcTCTGGGAGTGGGATGGATCCTGAGGAGAGCATCAAGGAAGGAAACCCTGCAGAGACGACTGTGGAAAGGGATGAGAAATTAGCTAAG GTTTTGGACCATCTGATCTTGTATCTGCGTGTTGTGCATTCAATTGACTACTATAACACCTGTGAATACCCGAGTGAGGATGAAATGCCCAATCGCTGTGGAATGATCCATGTTCGTGGACCCATTCCTCCAAACCGCATCACACACGGAGAAG TGCAACAGTGGCAGAAGATGATTGAGGAGAAGCTTAGTCCTTTGTTCAGTTTAAAGGAAATTCTGTCAGAGGAAGAGGCGTTGAAGATGGGCCGTAAGGATCCAGAGGACGAGGTGGAGAAGTTTGTGTTGGCCAACACTCAGGAGCTGGGAAAGGACAAATGGCTGTGCCCACTGAGTGGCAAAAAATTTAAG GGCCCAGAGTTTGTGCGGAAGCACATCCTGAACAAACATGGGGACAAAATTGAAGAAGTGAAAAAGGAAGTAGTGTTCTTTAACAACTTCCTGATGGATGCCAAGCGACCAGCGCtgccagaaatgaaaattcctCCTCTTCCAACTCCAG GTTTGCTTTCTCCCAACATGCCCTTTCCTCCTCAAGGTCTTCAGGGTCCAGGGGGCTTTGGACAACCTCGTCCACCACTGATGGGATATGGAG CTGGTGGACCTCCTTATCCTCCTAACCAATACGGAGGTGGCAGAGGCAACTATGACAACTTCCGCGGACAAGGTGGCTACCTGGGAAAGCCACGCAACATTAG AATGTCAAGAGGTGACCCACGCAATATCATTGAATATCGTGACCTGGACGCACCAGATGATATGGATTTCTTTTAG
- the srrt gene encoding serrate RNA effector molecule homolog isoform X14, with protein sequence MGDSDDEYDRRRRDKFRRERSDYDRSREREDRRRDDWNDREWDRGRERRSRGEYRDYDRGRRERFSPPRHDMSPQQKRMRRDWDDHGGDPYRGGYDMGYGGGGGPSYGPPQHWGHPDLHIMQPHHGIPIQARLGNIHDLDLGPPPPVMKSFKEFLISLDDSVDETEAVKRYNEYKVDFRRQQMQDFFLAHKDEEWFRSKYHPDEASRLKAEAQSALHNRVNVFTFLMENGWFDNVSLDIEQTPAIIKVLDAAVIKMEGGTDHDLRILDLPSEEEEGREKSISVSGGAEPPKREDLKTLDSDRKPSVEKDKNEKEESNSANTENVTAVEGEDVKEETEKEAAKEEMPETKKQRRKRKHSGDSDDEGSASDSDSDSDSDSNCSDKPVKKEVVEDKDEEEEEKQKENSEEEKKEEMKPKDDSPRPRPLHRTCSLFMRSIAPTISKAEIIALCRRYPGFLRVCLSDPHPERRFFRRCWVTFDRSVNIKEVCWNLQNIRLRDCELAPGVNRDLARRVRNVNGITQHKQVLRNDIKLAAKLIHALDEKGDLWSNKPQEEGQSTELPAQNPILKNITEYLIEEVSAEEEELLGSGSGMDPEESIKEGNPAETTVERDEKLAKVLDHLILYLRVVHSIDYYNTCEYPSEDEMPNRCGMIHVRGPIPPNRITHGEVQQWQKMIEEKLSPLFSLKEILSEEEALKMGRKDPEDEVEKFVLANTQELGKDKWLCPLSGKKFKGPEFVRKHILNKHGDKIEEVKKEVVFFNNFLMDAKRPALPEMKIPPLPTPGLLSPNMPFPPQGLQGPGGFGQPRPPLMGYGAGGPPYPPNQYGGGRGNYDNFRGQGGYLGKPRNIRMSRGDPRNIIEYRDLDAPDDMDFF encoded by the exons ATGGGGGACAGTGATGATGAGTACGATCGCAGGAGAAGGGACAAATTCAGACGGGAGCGAAGTGACTATGACcgatcgagagagagagaagacagacgCAGAGATGACTGGAATGACAG GGAGTGGGACAGAGGCAGGGAACGGCGTAGTCGTGGAGAGTACCGAGATTATGACAGAGGTCGTAGGGAGAGATTCTCCCCACCTAGACATGACATGAGTCCCCAGCAGAAACGCATGAGAAGAGATTG GGATGACCATGGTGGAGATCCGTACCGTGGGGGTTATGACATGGGCtatggtggtggaggagggccCAGCTATGGACCACCACAGCACTGGGGCCACCCTGATTTGCACATAATGCAGCCTCATCATGGTATCCCCATTCAGGCAAG GCTTGGTAATATCCATGACTTGGATTTGGGTCCTCCGCCTCCAGTAATGAAGAGCTTTAAGGAGTTTCTTATTTCCCTGGATGATTCTGTTGATGAGACTGAGGCTGTCAAACGCTACAATGAGTACAAGGTTGACTTTCGCAGACAGCAGATGCAAGACTTCTTCTTGGCTCATAAAGATGAAGAGTG GTTCAGGTCCAAGTACCACCCAGATGAGGCCAGCCGACTTAAAGCAGAGGCCCAGAGCGCCCTGCACAACCGTGTGAATGTCTTCACGTTCCTGATGGAGAATGGATGGTTTGATAATGTCTCTCTGGACATTGAACAGACCCCAGCCATCATTAAAGTTCTGGATGCAG CTGTGATAAAGATGGAAGGAGGGACAGATCATGACCTTCGCATCTTGGACCTGCCatctgaagaggaagaaggcagGGAAAAGTCAATATCTGTTTCAGGGGGTGCTGAACCTCCCAAGAGAGAAGACCTCAAAACCCTGGACAGTGACCGGAAACCCTCAGTAGAGAAAGACAAGAATGAGAAG GAGGAAAGCAATTCTGCCAATACAGAAAATGTGACTGCAGTAGAAGGGGAGGATGtgaaagaggagacagagaaagaagctGCCAAAGAAGAAATGCCTGAAACCAAGAAG cagagaagaaagaggaagcaCAGTGGAGACAGTGATGATGAAGGCAGCGCCTCAGACAGCGACTCTGACTCTGATTCAGACTCTAACTGCTCAGACAAACCTGTAAAGAAGGAAGTGGTGGAAGACAAGGATGAGGAAGAAG AGGAGAAACAAAAGGAGAActcagaagaggagaagaaagaagaaatgaaacccAAAGACGACTCACCCAGACCTCGGCCTCTCCACCGCACCTGCTCTCTGTTCATGAGGAGCATCGCTCCCACCATTTCCAAGGCTGAGATCATTGCT CTTTGCCGGCGATACCCTGGCTTTCTGCGTGTTTGCCTGTCTGACCCGCACCCAGAGCGCAG GTTTTTCAGACGTTGCTGGGTAACGTTTGACCGTAGTGTCAATATCAAAGAGGTCTGCTGGAACCTTCAGAACATTCGA CTGCGAGACTGTGAACTGGCCCCAGGGGTGAACCGGGATCTGGCCCGGAGAGTGCGCAATGTAAATGGCATCACTCAGCACAAGCAGGTGCTCCGCAATGACATCAAGCTGGCTGCCAAGCTCATTCATGCTTTGGATGAGAAAGGAGACCTGTGGAGCAACAAGCCACAGGAGGAGGGGCAGAGCACTGAG TTGCCAGCTCAGAATCCCATTTTGAAGAATATCACTGAGTACCTGATAGAGGAGGTGagtgctgaggaggaggagctgctgggcTCTGGGAGTGGGATGGATCCTGAGGAGAGCATCAAGGAAGGAAACCCTGCAGAGACGACTGTGGAAAGGGATGAGAAATTAGCTAAG GTTTTGGACCATCTGATCTTGTATCTGCGTGTTGTGCATTCAATTGACTACTATAACACCTGTGAATACCCGAGTGAGGATGAAATGCCCAATCGCTGTGGAATGATCCATGTTCGTGGACCCATTCCTCCAAACCGCATCACACACGGAGAAG TGCAACAGTGGCAGAAGATGATTGAGGAGAAGCTTAGTCCTTTGTTCAGTTTAAAGGAAATTCTGTCAGAGGAAGAGGCGTTGAAGATGGGCCGTAAGGATCCAGAGGACGAGGTGGAGAAGTTTGTGTTGGCCAACACTCAGGAGCTGGGAAAGGACAAATGGCTGTGCCCACTGAGTGGCAAAAAATTTAAG GGCCCAGAGTTTGTGCGGAAGCACATCCTGAACAAACATGGGGACAAAATTGAAGAAGTGAAAAAGGAAGTAGTGTTCTTTAACAACTTCCTGATGGATGCCAAGCGACCAGCGCtgccagaaatgaaaattcctCCTCTTCCAACTCCAG GTTTGCTTTCTCCCAACATGCCCTTTCCTCCTCAAGGTCTTCAGGGTCCAGGGGGCTTTGGACAACCTCGTCCACCACTGATGGGATATGGAG CTGGTGGACCTCCTTATCCTCCTAACCAATACGGAGGTGGCAGAGGCAACTATGACAACTTCCGCGGACAAGGTGGCTACCTGGGAAAGCCACGCAACATTAG AATGTCAAGAGGTGACCCACGCAATATCATTGAATATCGTGACCTGGACGCACCAGATGATATGGATTTCTTTTAG